AGTTGAAATATCGTTCTTTATTTCAGAAATTGGCGAGATTGAAGTGGAAGACTCGTCTTTGAATAGATAAGTTTCTGGATCAAATCCGTCACCTACCAGAGCCACTTTGAGTCTTTCTACTAATTCGCTTTTTTTACCGGACGTTTCCAGCTCGCGATTCTCCAGTTCAACTTTCAGTTCCGATACTTCCAGATCACCAAATCTCTTAGCCATGTTTATGttactatttatttacaataccCCATACCAATTTAAtggtttttcttctttatttatacgatttctattcgttgGGTGAATTAATAGACACTATTTCTAaagttcttaatttatttgaacactTTACACTAcagtaatttataataattctcttatcactatcacttaagtaacttgaataatttattcaaattcttcgattactttctattttggtctgttcactacgactatttattacaAACTAACCTGAACTGCGCTACAgaaactccttatatatcccaaaaaaattctacaaacttctagaaaatatagaaacaaaacaaataaataaatagaccttcatAAGGTGCCCGCTGGAGCCTATTTCGAGGCAAAAGATAAATTGaactataaaaatgttatcGAAAAACTGTATGACTGCTATAATCGTTGCATCGCCCTCGAAGGCATCTACATGTATCGAATAATACAATCAAATTCTTGAAAAACATTTGTCTCAGCCTACGAATTTGCATACTACcagaaaataacatttaaattcTCCATATTTTTGATGGATGTGAAATTGTATAGCTATAGTTAAAGGTATGTACTTGCATTAGCATTTCgttgaattatatattataaaaaaaaacttttttgaaatcataCTTTAAAGGTTTTTGAAAATGCACTTAAATAAAAAAGgagttttttcaaatctattattACCAATGTCTGATTTCATACATACTATGATCCCTATCCTTCccttattttttaccttttAGTTCACTCTAAAACTTTCCTAAATTAAGGTTTTTAAATAGGAATTTATGCCCATGTTGGATACATCATTTTTTCTGCAgctatatacaaaaaaattaaattcgaataaaaatttagaatatattaaTTAAGCTCCATCGgtaaattacaattaataacGAACGCATAATGATTAAATTGAAAGTTAATTGTAGACAACGATATTTAGAAAAAGTAATAACTGAATGATATATTTTGGTTACACTTCGCAATGTGAATAATGAAAACGCAATTGTTGGGTTGACTTAAGTAAATTTTCCTTCCAGTCACGTTTTTGTCTGTTATATCACTAGATAAAGCTTCATTCAATGATGAATATTTGTAACAGTCAAAACAAAACTGATgattgaaatttgtattttaattgttattattaatagcGCCAACCATTGCAATCTACACAGAAAGTATAATTGGTACTATCTCCATCTATTTATGAGATATGAACTAATTGCCACCAATTGGTCAATtgatttctagttttttcaattgattcatCTATTGTAATAGGAAGTAAGTAAGCGTGCAAAATTTCAAGCTGATTGGTTAAAGAGAAACTGTtaaatattgattacaaaatttgtacAATACGAACAGTGTGGTAAAGAGGCTAATAGTTTTCCATGGCAACAAGATCAAAATCAATTCCAATGTTTAAACttgtatccgttttatcgatgAGGTCTCATTTCTCAGATCTCATTTTTGATTCACATAAAGAATACTAATcaataagaataattaaaaactttatcattacttcataaCAATATCGGTTAAAATTTTCCGACAGCGGCACacagttttatcaagagtaactttttggtgtaaaattgaatGACGTTTAAATTCACTCGAAATTTTGATGTGTTTAATGTTATTTACTCTATACCATGTTTAAATTGTCCAAGAAATTATAAAGGCATGACTATGCAATATCTGCAAAATAGGATATATGGTCTCAAATAGACTAAAAATACATCAACCACATTATATAGACATGAACAAAAGGAAGAgcataaatttgatttcaaaaaaattaaaatattaactgacgataatttttctcttgtgttttaaaacaaaagagaatcaagaaaatcaagaacatttagatgcatatatatatttatatatatatatatatatatatatatatatatatatatatatatatattatatagaatatatatatatatatatatattatatagaatatatatatatagaatgaaTTGTGCTAAGAATTATATAGGaatgaatacaaaatatttagagAACAGAGTAAATGGTCACAAATACACCAAAAATGCATCGACTGCTctatataaacacaaaaaaaattaacatcatgaatttgaatttaaaaaaactaaaatcttaGCTCAAGACACGACctatcgaaaaatattaatgaaagaAATGATATACATAAAACAGGATAAATGTTCTGTAAATGAtagacaagatataaaaaacctcagccaaatttaccataatttgatcaattagtttatttcaatctaTCTGGTACaatatcgttttattgaaaGTTCGAGGTAAATACACTGATTCTAATACTATGTTTTCAAGATATCTACTACAACCTTCGAACCCAAGAAATtagaaagaggaaaaaaaataaatttatactcaaatGGTAGAAGAAATCtagtatatatatagtatatattatatatatatatatatatatatatatatatatatatatacaaatgcTTCTAATTgatcttgatttcaggtctcttcacaatatgaattatgaatatgCTAAAGTTTTAACAACTGaactacaaaaaacgtctttcagaaacaacatatattacCCAAAATtatcaatgcattaataagaaaactgatttaaataaccttagtgtaatttatgcatatcttttagattttgatctgaaacaaattctatttcttatattgtatttgaccctAATTGTCGGTTGTCTCTGGAGCGACCATAAAAAGAGCTAACATCAACAAACAACGAAAACATCTTGACGTTTAAGCGTTGCAAAAGTGTTCATCATCATTTTAGTCGCTCCGGACAATcgaaaaaccatgaaaatttcagttttttcaagtttctacaaaaaccgttaatttgagatatatgaatttactaacgaagtccccttaatttaaaaaGTAGAATCCATCGCCATCgccagtttttctttacatgttttacggttctgtgaatgatccacagcaactgCTTTCGTGACTACacgataaatgaaaaatgtatttactcaagttaattcagcaattcttattatgattgcattatcagattgatgaatagttttctgttttaaacattcgaaaatatttaaaatagcttgctgtgtttgtacatctaaatctttattaataaattcatacCTATCATtgttctcactacactgtgcaatttcattgtcttcattcatTCATGTTTTAAAGAAACAGAACGCCATTACTTATCGCAGGCTGTCTGgcagaaatattttgaagaaattgtgtatatacgccttccgacagcttcggctaatagaaatgcatttatgtttacgattcgatgttttcattggtaaacagagGAGATGATGAGTCGTCCACTGACTGACGGGATGTTTACCGAATGTTATACGggaagtaaacattatttttcatttcttaattcgatatgagtgccgtgcgtatttatgaaatattaattgttccTCGCATAGCTGTCCTGTGCAATTGATATAGTATTCATCAAGATTTATTGATTCATCATTATGGACTTCCGTTTCACCAGGATCGattgtaaaatttcttttagtatCATAAAGTCTTGTTTTACTGTTACGAATTTTTTCATAGACTCGTACTAAACATATTGATAAAAGTGATTCTACTTTTAATACTTCTACGTTCATGTTTTAAAGCAAAAAGGAAATTAATGTAATTGGTTGTAGCTCAATAATTCCtacattaattatttaatattattggtTTTCTTTGCCTAACATTGGGAAATATTTGTAATCttaatccataaattttttatacaaaaagcTTTAGTTCTTCTTCTGAGAACGAGAAGCTTAAGATAACGAAAATAGCCGTAAAGTTTCTTTTCACATTAAATTTGATCTGTCAATGAGAATTTACTGTACAAAACatataaatggaaatatttttgaacattcaaattgattttaatgCTCTGGGAAAACGTAGCTATAACTACACTGCAACTGCATTGCATAGAacttaacaaattttttctattttttcagtaATTATGACGCCGAAAAAGAATTCCACACAATGAGAAAGAAAGGACTTTTTGATTCTTGTGATCCAGACGATGATGAGTAATAAGCTGAAATATCTTATTCAttcaatgttaaaaaattaatgtaataCATTTAATTTATGTAATGAAATCAATTTGTTTGTGTAACTAAGCCAGATActcataatttgaataaaacagaaGCTGAAGGCGTTGCCAAACTTCAGATGAATCTTGAATAATTAACCGGTTTATGcaatatattcaatgtatttttgataaataggtttgataaaaactataaataatgttttataaattcgtATGATACTTGTGTCATTTTTAATACTATTCTAACCGGAGAATTGGCAACATAGAGACTGTAACTTTGACACTGATCGAAGCtaacttcaattcattaatatttgataaaaagtaAGTTGCTATAATGTAAGTATCTTATGAATTTCCTAATCAATACTAATTTGATTGAACATcgtattgtataataaattctatattctatatcATACATCTTCTTAATCTTTTAATTTGTAAGAGTAATATCTAACGGTAAAATCTAACCTCTATATACTGAATTatgtaatatttcaaatcatttctAGAAAAAATGGCTGGTGGAGAAGTAAGTAAAGCTGTTAAACCTCAACTCAGGGGTCTACTAGCTGGACAGATCAAGAGAAACATAATTTTTGCCGCTGCAGTTGCCACCCTAGCAGCTATtgcacaaaaaatatttgttaatgacAATAGAAAAAGGGCATATGCAGAATTCTACAGGTAATGCAAAGATATTTTGATGTGAGGTAATCAATAATACATTTCCTAGTATGAATTATTTCAGTACCAGTCAGTTTCTGTACTACTTCATCTAATCTGTGTATTAAATTTTAGTCCCTAGTTTCGAATTAATTGCTTATTCAGATCTGTTATATTGTTGAATAATACAAATGTTTGAAGTGTAGTATCTTAACTATAAAGCTACTTTCTTGTTATATTAATCTTTCTATAAAAGCCATATCTATAATGAACCATATGGTCAGGTATTTGcttggaaattattttatcatgtTCTTTGGTATATTTAGACA
The genomic region above belongs to Diorhabda carinulata isolate Delta chromosome 9, icDioCari1.1, whole genome shotgun sequence and contains:
- the LOC130898248 gene encoding cytochrome c oxidase subunit 6C-2-like, yielding MAGGEVSKAVKPQLRGLLAGQIKRNIIFAAAVATLAAIAQKIFVNDNRKRAYAEFYRTYDIEKSFNEIRNKGLFDSCEPDE